A genomic segment from Echeneis naucrates chromosome 20, fEcheNa1.1, whole genome shotgun sequence encodes:
- the slc35b3 gene encoding adenosine 3'-phospho 5'-phosphosulfate transporter 2: protein MSAKYGLVSYNSSRKHISISIPSTTEVMSPHIKSVEELRVLGINLSSFSAPSQFFICVAGVFLFYLIYGYLQELIFSVEGFRPFGWYLTLVQFGFYSMFGLVELQLTQDKRRRIPGKTYMIIAFLTVGTMGLSNTSLGYLNYPTQVIFKCCKLIPVMIGGVFIQGKRYNVADVSAALCMSLGLIWFTLADSKVAPNFNVTGVLLISLALCADAAIGNVQEKAMKLHNGSNSEMVLYSYSIGFVYILTGLLCMGGLGTAVAFCSEHPVITYGYAFFFSLTGYFGISFVLALIKLFGALVAVTVTTGRKAMTIVLSFMFFTKPFTFQYIWGGLLVLFGIFLNVYSKNRDKMKIPTIKDLRSWILTRKKVRFLSQNV from the exons ATGAGTGCCAAATATGGCCTGGTGAGCTACAACAGTTCACGGAAGCACATTTCAATATCCATCCCGTCGACCACAGAGGTGATGTCTCCACACATAAAGTCTGTAGAGGAGCTGAGAGTTCTGGGAATCAACCTGAGCAGCTTCAGCGCCCCCTCAcagtttttcatctgtgtggCTGGAGTCTTCCTCTTTTACCTCATCTATGGATACCTGCag GAACTGATATTTTCTGTTGAAGGATTCAGGCCTTTTGGTTGGTACCTCACTCTAGTCCAGTTTGGCTTCTACTCGATGTTTGGGCTAGTGGAGCTTCAACTCACACAGGATAAACGCAGGAG GATACCAGGGAAGACCTACATGATCATAGCATTCCTAACAGTGGGAACAATGGGCCTGTCCAATACCTCTCTGGGCTACTTGAACTACCCTACACAGGTCATCTTCAAGTGCTGCAAACTCATCCCTGTCATGATCGGAGGAGTGTTTATACAAG GTAAACGCTATAATGTGGCTGAtgtgtctgctgctctctgcatgAGTCTGGGACTCATCTGGTTTACGCTGGCTGACAGCAAAGTGGCCCCCAACTTTAATGTTACAG GTGTTCTCCTCATTTCCCTGGCACTGTGTGCAGATGCTGCCATTGGAAATGTGCAAGAGAAAGCCATGAAACTCCATAATGGGTCAAACTCTGAAATG GTGCTGTATTCATACTCCATTGGTTTTGTCTACATACTGACAGGCCTGCTCTGTATGGGTGGGCTAGGGACAGCAGTGGCATTCTGCTCAGAG CATCCTGTGATAACATACGGCTACgcattcttcttctctcttaCGGGTTATTTTGGCATCTCTTTCGTGTTGGCCTTGATCAAGCTGTTTGGTGCCCTGGTTGCAGTTACAG TGACCACCGGGAGAAAGGCCATGACTATTGTACTTTCCTTCATGTTCTTCACGAAGCCTTTCACTTTTCA ATACATCTGGGGTGGCCTTCTGGTGCTGTTTGGTATTTTCTTGAACGTTTACAgtaaaaacagagataaaatgaaaattccCACCATCAAGGACCTAAGGAGCTGGATTCTGACAAGAAAGAAAGTCCGATTCCTCTCACAAAATGTATAG